The sequence CTATCATGGCTCTTGGTAATTTTGGATTGACGATTTTTTAAGTGAGTGTTGTTTCTGCTAAGCAACTGTTTCACATAGACGCTTCAGGATTCGCAGAACATCATATAATTCATTTCCTGGGTTAAGAGTTACAAATGTCTTCGATAGACTATATTGCGGTCTTTCTCCTTTGATTAATTTGAGGAAGATAAAACTGCCTCCAGTCGTTATCATACCATAGCTGGGTTTTTCTGGGTGAGGATTGGCTAACATATAGGCAAGGATTTGGGCGCGTCCAGCTTCTATGGAAAAATCAAATTTTTTAGATTCGATAACCATTACCCAAAATTGGTCTTTTAGCACTAGAACATCTAGACTACCAGTAATGATAACACCTTCATCTTCTTCGGCAATGCTGACCGATTGTTCTGCTTTGACGTGGAAAGGAGCTAGATAAAAGTCACCGATAAATAAAATCGGGTCTAGCATTGACATTTTCACTACATTTTCGAGAACAGGTGGGTAGTTTAGTAGGTTAATGTAGCCTGCTTTGACTTTATCTAATAGTTGCTTTTCCAAGTCTGTGAGGTCGGGTAAATTCTCTTGCCACTCTCGAAAAAATTGCAGGTCTTCTACAAACTGAAGACTAAATTTGTCTATCAAGTCGCGGATGGTTATATTTTTAGCTTGGAATGTTTGAACCATTTTAAATTTCTCCGCTGTTGGTGGTAAATGAAAATAACTGACTACCCCCAATCCTTGGGGGTAACTGTGTCAATTTATGATGCTCCTCCAATATGGATATTTCTCACTCGTACTGGTACGCAAGCATGAGTCATCTGTGCTACCTGCATTGGCTCACCTTTACCACACATATTTGTACCGCATTGTTGACGCTCGGAAGCGGGGCCGATCGCATCAACGCTATTCCAAAAATCAGTAGTCATGGAGTGGTAAGTCACATCTTTTAACATTCCCACTACTTTGCCTTTTTCTACTTTCCAAAAGGCATCGCCGCCGAATTGGAAATTGCGTCTTTGTTGGTCGATCGAAAAACTGCCAATACCGTCAATTAAAATCCCTTCTTCGGTATCCGCAATCATCTGTGCTAAAGTAGCAGTATGTTTACCACCATCAGGACCCGGTTCTAATCCTAAATTGGGAATCCGCACCATCGGTACGCTAGACCAACTATCGGCGTAGGCGCAACCGTTGCTGCTGGGACGACCGAGACGATAAGCTGTTTCGCGATCGGTGAGATAATCTACTAAGATGCCATCTTTGACGACGTACCAATCTTGCGCGGGAACGCCTTCATCATCATAGGCGATTGTGCTGCGTCCTCCCGGTTGCGTGCGATCGCATTTAAAATTGACCCAAGGTGCAGCATACTGGAGTTTGCCCAATTTATCGGTAGTGGCAAAGCTGGTTCCGGCAAAGTTAGATTCGTACCCATAAACGCGATCGAGTTCGGTAGGATGTCCGACAGATTCGTGGATGGTTAACCAGACATTTGTTGGTTTGAGAATAAGCGTGGTACGAATACCAGAAGGACTTTTTGGCGCGTGAACTTTTTCGATCGCTTCTTCTGCAACCCGATTTACTTGGTTTAGCAAATCTTGGGTATCAATATATTCGTAGCCTTGATTGAGGGGAGGACGTTCGTAATTGCGACTTTGGGCATCGCCGTTGGCAACAGCAGTGCAGCCAAATCCCGGATAGCTGCGATAGATTGTCTGTTGAATTAAAGAACCTTCTGTAGATGCAAAGGTTTTGTCTTCACGGGTGAATCGCAGAAAAGAATACGCTTTTTTAATGCCTTTGTCGCTAAATTGAAGCAACTGGTCGTTGATTTTTAGCAGCAGTTCTGCTTTCTCGGCAATGGGTACAGTGAAAGGGTCAATTGCGATCGGAGTAATGTAGGTATCGCGGTAAGCTTCAACTGGTGCTAATTGTACCTTTGTTTGTTGGGTGAGGCGACTGGCTTTAGCGATTTCGATCGCCAAATCGACAATTCTTTCTACTTCCGCTGGCGCTTGGTTGTGACTGGCGGAGAAACCCCAAGCGCCATCCAGCAAGACGCGCACCCCAAAACCAGAACTAATATTGTCTGAAAGATTACCTAAAGAGCGATCGCGTGCGGTGAGGTTCTGAGAACGGTATGTGCAAAAGCGCACATCCCCATACTCACAACCAGCACGGGAGATGCGATCGATCGCCAAGGTAGCTAAATCAGTGGTAGTGATGGAAGCAAGCGCCTGTGCCATAACAAGTCCTACGCTAGATCAAAAATCTATTGTAGCGATTGAGCAAGGCTACTAACTATCGCCGGGACAATAGAACCCCACCCCCCAGCCCCTCCCCGCAACAGGGAGGGGAGTATTTCTCCCCCTCTCCGAGGTCGGAGAGGGGGTTAGGGGGGTGAGGTTTCTCCCCGCGATAATGGGTATACTCCGCACGGGTACAAACTGTTATTTTTGATTTGTAGGGGCGAACGCGAGTGCGTGCCGTAGGCATTAGCATTCCGGTAAATATCTTTGGGTTCAACCTACAAATTAATACGGTCATGCTTCGCCCCTACTGCTGGGTTAAAAAAGCTCGTTCTATGACCGTGCTAAGTATAACTGAAAAGCGCTGTAAATTATCGAGTACTAGCGTTCCTAGCAGCACCAAGCGTAGCATAACCAAAAGTTGCGTTAGCCATACGGCACCAGATGACCACAGATTTGAAGTTTGATATATTGATGGCAGCAGGAATTGGGTAGCGTTGTGTACCGCTGAATTTTTGTAATTTACCCAGATTCACGTAAGTGGTTGGATCTTGATAGGACTGGGGCGGCTTATCAGAAGTTTCTAGGAGAACATGGAGATCCGGCCCTTGATCGCTTGTCCGAAAAGCCCCATCTAACTCTAAGTAGCGTCGCCCATTTTCTCTGACAATTCGAGCTGTTCCAGAAGTAGGTTTTTCTGCTGCAACAAAAGTTCCAGACATCATAACTGCTGACATATTTTGGGCCATAGTATCTTTAGTAAGCCTTGAGTTTGCCCCCGGATTCATTGCATTAGAAGATGGATTTCCCGATACTCGCGCTGCATACCCCGAAATTGAGAGAGCGGAGGCTAAAAAAGAAGTAGCGCCTAGTAATACCAATTGTTTGAATTTCATCGATTCTAACTCCTCAAGACAATTTTTGCCTTGCGATATGTAAGTTTTTGATTTGGCTTTAAAAGTATTATGGGTGAATAAATTTGGTTACAAATGATTTTTAGCTGAAAACTTTCCTTAAAAATGCTGAGATTTGCCTGAGAGATTGCTCTTTCGTACTTGTGCTGGAAAAGAGCGGTTTTTTTGGGTCAGTTTGGGCATTGGCATTGAGCATGGAAAATGCCTGCTACAGCAAGCATTTGAGCATATTAATCAGTTTTATTTATCACCTTAAGTACAAGAGAGCCGGTACGTTGTTGCGCTTTAGCGCTCTTTGAGCGCTAAAGCGCAACAACGTACCCCAATGGAGCTAACTAGCAACTTGAGTTATATGCAAATTACTCCAGACTCTTAGGTAATTCTTCGGCGAGCCAATAGTACACAGTCAACCTAGCTCAGTATATTTACGGTTCTCACCGCCCTTGGGATGAATCAGCAGATATAGCAAAGTGCTGAGTGCTGTCTTAACATATCTGACTGTGGCTATATGTCAGAAGTATGATTGTGACTATAACAATTTTGTGTTTTAATTATATTAATTAACTATTGCAATTTGTTAAGAAATCTTGCCAGCCAAAGATAAAGGTATAATACTATACAGCGTTCCAGGCTGTCAAACAGGAAGCGGGTGCATCTACTGTCGGTGGCCGGATGATTAGCAAGTCAAGCGTGCGATCGAATCGTACAGTCAATTTAAAGTCAGATTTATGCAGAATAGCCCGCCCCGCATTCTACTGGTAGATGACGAGCCGAATAACATTCGCTTATTAGAAGCGTTATTGCAGTCAGAAGACTACATCACTCTGGCAGCGTCTTCAGGGGTCGAAGCACTGGCAATTGCCAACGCATCGCCGCCGGACATCATCTTGCTGGATATTATGATGCCGGAGATGGATGGCTTTGAGGTATGCAAGCAACTGCGAGCCGATCCGAAGTGCCAAACATTACCCGTGATTTTCCTGACAGCTTTGGATGATGACAATTCCAGGTTACGAGGATTGGAGTTGATGGGAGATGACTATTTGACGAAGCCGATAAAAAGTCAGTTGCTGCTAACGAAAATCGCGAGCATCTGGCGGCTTCAACAAATGCGATCGCAACAAATTCAGCAACAAGTTAGCGAAGAACTCAAAGAAAAAAACAAACTGCAACTGTGCGCTGCTTGGAACATTAATCAAGCGCTTTCAGAAAAATTGCGGCTGTTTGTGCCAGATCAATATCTCCGCCGCATTGCGCCCAGCGGTGTGGAATCTATTCAGTTGGGTAATGCTAAAGAAGAAGAAATTTCGGTTTTATTCGGCGATATTCGTGGGTTTAC comes from Argonema galeatum A003/A1 and encodes:
- a CDS encoding TldD/PmbA family protein; the protein is MAQALASITTTDLATLAIDRISRAGCEYGDVRFCTYRSQNLTARDRSLGNLSDNISSGFGVRVLLDGAWGFSASHNQAPAEVERIVDLAIEIAKASRLTQQTKVQLAPVEAYRDTYITPIAIDPFTVPIAEKAELLLKINDQLLQFSDKGIKKAYSFLRFTREDKTFASTEGSLIQQTIYRSYPGFGCTAVANGDAQSRNYERPPLNQGYEYIDTQDLLNQVNRVAEEAIEKVHAPKSPSGIRTTLILKPTNVWLTIHESVGHPTELDRVYGYESNFAGTSFATTDKLGKLQYAAPWVNFKCDRTQPGGRSTIAYDDEGVPAQDWYVVKDGILVDYLTDRETAYRLGRPSSNGCAYADSWSSVPMVRIPNLGLEPGPDGGKHTATLAQMIADTEEGILIDGIGSFSIDQQRRNFQFGGDAFWKVEKGKVVGMLKDVTYHSMTTDFWNSVDAIGPASERQQCGTNMCGKGEPMQVAQMTHACVPVRVRNIHIGGAS
- a CDS encoding CRISPR-associated protein Cas4, with protein sequence MVQTFQAKNITIRDLIDKFSLQFVEDLQFFREWQENLPDLTDLEKQLLDKVKAGYINLLNYPPVLENVVKMSMLDPILFIGDFYLAPFHVKAEQSVSIAEEDEGVIITGSLDVLVLKDQFWVMVIESKKFDFSIEAGRAQILAYMLANPHPEKPSYGMITTGGSFIFLKLIKGERPQYSLSKTFVTLNPGNELYDVLRILKRLCETVA
- a CDS encoding response regulator codes for the protein MQNSPPRILLVDDEPNNIRLLEALLQSEDYITLAASSGVEALAIANASPPDIILLDIMMPEMDGFEVCKQLRADPKCQTLPVIFLTALDDDNSRLRGLELMGDDYLTKPIKSQLLLTKIASIWRLQQMRSQQIQQQVSEELKEKNKLQLCAAWNINQALSEKLRLFVPDQYLRRIAPSGVESIQLGNAKEEEISVLFGDIRGFTTISESQSASETFNWLNAFFTQMNSCIIAHNGFIDKYLGDALMAVFDRSGHHAQDALSAAVMMQESLREFNRGRDRYNLDQPLKIGIGIHSGKAVIGALGADSRLDSTVIGDVVNTAARLEELTKHYNCGIITSEESIAQLNQPELFHLRWIDRVVPRGKQQAQDIYEVLGTATQPLNVARVLT
- a CDS encoding DM13 domain-containing protein; this translates as MKFKQLVLLGATSFLASALSISGYAARVSGNPSSNAMNPGANSRLTKDTMAQNMSAVMMSGTFVAAEKPTSGTARIVRENGRRYLELDGAFRTSDQGPDLHVLLETSDKPPQSYQDPTTYVNLGKLQKFSGTQRYPIPAAINISNFKSVVIWCRMANATFGYATLGAARNASTR